A section of the Spirosoma pollinicola genome encodes:
- a CDS encoding choice-of-anchor Q domain-containing protein, with amino-acid sequence MKYALFVITFILTHVTFAWGTKYYVNPVGSTFNDGLSASKPKKDFQSIANSTVAGDTVFFMNGNYSNSCAQCDVLEIKSSGKAGAYIVFMNYPGHHPKIKFNGWQGIAIVNGASYIKIIGFEIEGNSKNVTISEALTQPGTCNNLSNPSIDPRFNGNGIGVKTNNNQYSHHLVFSGNIVHECGGGGIGINQSDYITIEDNVVYNNCWYSIYGTSGISLYQSWNLDTFSGYKNIIRRNKCFNNINFIPVPSFGCVIQDGNGIIIDDSRNTQNQSNLGAYKGKTLIENNIVWYNGGSGIHTFLSENIDIINNTAYLNNQSPAINCGQILANSSNNINILNNILYAPTGKMINNSYNSKNIQYYNNLHYNGSIAILNNLSCINKDPLFIRAIKSLNANFHTYGSSSTIDAGTTLLYSQSDIELVKRPIGKLPDIGAYETATISLKSTSNTSTSKQVNHITDKSSAIDNEALYLSVEYPKLKNLEGFDLYNDEFASNISLSPNPAKSYVNVKFTLIKGQNANLSIFNLYGVPINIINVVGNGDTQSEIFIIEGLKEGKYFVVLANNKKIISKPLLISNSF; translated from the coding sequence ATGAAATATGCTTTATTTGTTATAACATTTATACTTACTCATGTAACCTTTGCGTGGGGAACCAAATATTATGTTAATCCGGTGGGGAGCACTTTCAATGATGGATTATCAGCATCTAAACCTAAAAAAGATTTTCAAAGTATTGCAAATTCAACAGTAGCTGGCGATACGGTCTTTTTTATGAATGGGAATTATTCAAATTCATGCGCACAATGTGACGTTCTCGAAATTAAGAGCAGTGGAAAAGCAGGTGCTTACATAGTCTTTATGAATTATCCTGGCCATCATCCGAAAATTAAATTTAATGGATGGCAAGGTATAGCTATTGTGAATGGAGCAAGTTATATCAAGATAATCGGCTTTGAGATAGAAGGAAATAGCAAAAACGTAACTATTAGCGAGGCACTCACCCAGCCTGGCACTTGTAATAACCTGAGCAATCCTAGTATAGATCCAAGATTTAATGGTAATGGTATTGGGGTTAAAACGAACAATAATCAGTATTCTCATCATCTGGTTTTTTCAGGTAATATTGTTCATGAATGTGGAGGAGGGGGGATTGGGATTAATCAAAGTGATTACATAACAATTGAAGATAATGTAGTCTATAACAATTGTTGGTATTCAATTTATGGCACTAGCGGTATATCCCTTTATCAATCATGGAATTTAGATACATTTAGTGGATACAAAAATATAATTAGAAGAAACAAGTGTTTTAATAATATAAATTTTATACCTGTACCCAGTTTTGGGTGCGTAATTCAAGACGGTAATGGGATAATTATTGATGATTCACGCAACACTCAAAATCAATCTAATTTAGGGGCTTATAAAGGTAAGACCTTAATTGAAAATAATATAGTTTGGTACAATGGTGGATCAGGAATCCATACATTCCTAAGTGAAAATATAGATATAATAAATAATACTGCTTATCTTAATAACCAGAGTCCAGCAATAAACTGTGGCCAAATTTTAGCAAATAGTAGCAATAATATAAATATTTTAAACAATATTTTATATGCTCCTACAGGAAAGATGATAAACAATTCATACAACAGTAAAAACATACAATACTATAATAATTTACACTATAATGGTTCAATAGCTATTTTGAATAACTTAAGTTGTATAAATAAAGATCCATTATTTATAAGAGCGATTAAAAGTCTCAATGCTAATTTCCATACGTATGGTTCTAGCTCTACAATTGACGCAGGTACTACTTTATTGTATAGTCAATCTGACATCGAGTTAGTAAAACGCCCTATTGGAAAATTACCAGATATTGGTGCTTATGAAACAGCAACTATAAGTCTCAAGAGTACATCAAACACTTCAACGTCTAAACAAGTTAATCATATTACAGACAAAAGTAGTGCAATTGATAATGAAGCTCTTTATTTATCAGTAGAATACCCAAAGCTTAAAAATTTAGAAGGATTTGATTTGTATAATGATGAGTTTGCTAGTAATATTTCACTATCACCTAATCCAGCCAAGTCATACGTAAACGTTAAATTTACACTTATTAAAGGGCAAAATGCTAATTTATCAATATTTAATTTATATGGTGTACCTATTAATATAATAAATGTAGTTGGCAATGGAGATACTCAGAGCGAGATATTTATAATTGAAGGCCTCAAGGAAGGAAAATATTTTGTGGTTTTAGCTAATAATAAAAAAATCATAAGTAAGCCTCTACTGATAAGTAATTCATTTTAG
- a CDS encoding conjugal transfer protein TraO, protein MKSLQILLLLVSTLVGRQGYAQRHIKGQTAVSFTAGVVDNFPKFSSPHAPGSGYMGALDYVWYRKNERYWKASVSYMRKYYDAQTLAKPLVEQYWLSMDYVPRGFFTTHRWLYIAPTAGLYVGYESVNRNQSNLSEGVIQNKSTASIGPQLGLEAEVYVGPSLAIVGGITERYIPFSEVSKFRTTGYIGIRYCFFR, encoded by the coding sequence ATGAAATCCCTTCAGATTCTGTTGCTCCTGGTGAGCACGCTCGTTGGTCGTCAAGGCTACGCCCAGCGGCACATAAAGGGTCAGACGGCCGTTAGTTTTACGGCGGGAGTCGTCGATAACTTCCCTAAATTTTCGTCTCCACATGCACCGGGAAGCGGCTATATGGGTGCCCTTGATTACGTATGGTACCGAAAAAATGAGCGCTATTGGAAAGCCTCTGTATCGTATATGCGTAAATACTACGACGCCCAGACGCTGGCTAAACCTCTGGTTGAACAGTATTGGCTGTCAATGGATTACGTACCCCGTGGTTTCTTTACAACCCATCGTTGGCTGTATATTGCGCCTACGGCGGGGCTATACGTTGGCTACGAGTCTGTTAACCGGAATCAATCAAATTTATCGGAAGGGGTCATTCAAAATAAATCTACGGCTTCCATTGGCCCTCAGCTCGGACTGGAAGCGGAGGTATATGTCGGTCCATCGCTGGCCATCGTGGGCGGGATCACGGAACGGTATATCCCGTTTTCGGAGGTCTCCAAATTTCGCACCACTGGATACATTGGTATCCGTTACTGTTTCTTCCGATGA
- a CDS encoding N-6 DNA methylase, producing MAYNHRAHLAANLEALRLAFLVDQRSKSGNPVELTAEERNTLAAYSGFGALKSVLLPVENDTLWTTALDNQLRPGVQQLHKLLAEAAGDRAEDFLSGIRNNVMSGFYTPPQIVEQLGKGLASVMGSTPIQYLDPSAGTGIFPQAFAQGGLAIGSAQLIEKDPATALVLKALYPQYTVENKGFEESGRKLNDRFDLVASNIPFGNVAIWDEALANSKDKQRRGACARLHTYFSVKSVDCLREGGVAAILTTDALLNSPANEPVRQYLMKTCDLVSAVRLPHNLFTDFAGTSVGSDVILLQKRSGKTALTDQEKKFIRFSVSPAKTVVNELFIKGENIVATSQKLDTDQYGKAALIYEHQGGIDEIARQLGRYVGDDMARTFRQQSFEQHRMEPTIQRVQPSRAADRSATPLFVQGELFAMNVPAPALPRPLTLPLEDFHQPGSLIYQQGEVGRLASDLKTLETLPGQVDHSRLGAMLQIRDAYERLYRRETDSQQPQPELRLSLNTAYGAFITRYGAINEGKNAGLALLDPDGRSLLALENTDANKQFVRADIFNQPVSIQQAKVEQFTAQDALTACLSKLGRVDIEYLQELTKLTRPQLIKDLEGQIIYNPLEQQYQTPTTLVSGNVVEKLEAMEALAADPLAGPALKALREGQPTPISFDELDFNLGERWIPTEVYEQFAKNLFGSNVTVTYLPSTDEFSVDLPSWGYKNATITQQYAVQGQFRMYDGLTLMEYALYNTTPNINKEGPDGAKMLDNEATQLAATKIEQIRTAFVEWLPTQNPQLKQDLADRYNRLYNCFVKPQHDGTHQQFPDLNLKGLGIPGLYGSQKDVTWMLLQNGGGIADHEVGTGKTLIMTVASYEMKRLGLVNKPMILAMKANVNQIAETYRTAYPNAKLLYPGQDDFTPANRERFLNSIKNGAWDCIILTHDQFARIPQAPDVQQKVMRDELRNLEKDLKTIEKTGGTISKSLLKGLETRKANLTSKLLRLQSEMDKKTDSVPHFGNMGIDHLFVDESHQFKNLQFTTRHNRVAGLGNPEGSQRATNLLYAVRSIQERTGKDLGATFLSGTTITNSLTEMYLLFKYLRPKEMARQHIDNFDAWAAVYAKKTSDYEYSVTNQLLVKERFRHFIKVPELAQFYSQITDYRTASMVGLDRPKAVDVLISLPPTPDQAVFNKKLIEFAKTGDGTILDRAPLSEKESTAKMLIATNYAKKAALDMRLIDPTLDDHPSSKLSRCAALIASHYQESAPYKGTQMVFCDTGTYKPGSSWNAYSALRDKLVQEYGIPAHQIRFAQECKNDKERIALWDKANTGEVRILVGSTGTMGTGVNAQKRVVAMYHLDIPWKPSELDQRVGRGSRTGNVVARDHFNNEVKNYVFATEQSLDNYKFNLLHTKATFIAQIKSGSMTGRRLDEGAFDEATGMNFSEYVAILSGNQDLLQKARLEKQITALESELKLFQKEGYKAGSMLTDVSKSLEKALKTATLLQTDYARLTAVTQFGPDGSLPNATKITRTNTPITKVKALGEYLVELDRRIDTKGGAKQVGTLHGFDLYVRTDTGYSVNGLIEKANAFFVKSDNLTYSYNNGYLSGHTPEVAARQFVRGLEKIPSLIQHQQEKIDNLTNQQKLLTDIAAKPWGKGDKLQELKSELRQVESRLQSIGQEKEPEKTKQAEKTTAKKHQDQSLEIT from the coding sequence ATGGCTTATAATCATCGCGCGCACCTGGCCGCCAACCTGGAGGCCCTACGACTAGCGTTTCTGGTCGACCAGCGGAGCAAATCCGGCAACCCGGTTGAATTGACTGCCGAAGAACGCAATACACTAGCGGCTTATAGTGGTTTCGGTGCCTTAAAATCGGTTTTACTACCGGTCGAAAATGATACCCTTTGGACGACTGCCCTGGATAATCAGTTGCGTCCGGGTGTTCAGCAGCTACACAAGCTACTAGCGGAGGCCGCTGGTGATCGGGCGGAGGATTTTCTATCGGGTATCCGGAACAACGTCATGTCTGGGTTTTATACGCCCCCCCAGATCGTTGAGCAGTTAGGTAAGGGACTGGCCAGCGTGATGGGTTCTACACCCATTCAGTATTTAGACCCATCAGCTGGAACGGGCATCTTTCCTCAGGCTTTTGCCCAGGGTGGTCTGGCCATCGGTTCCGCGCAGTTAATCGAAAAAGATCCCGCGACCGCCCTGGTCCTCAAAGCCCTCTACCCACAGTACACGGTTGAAAATAAAGGGTTTGAAGAGAGCGGCCGTAAGCTCAATGATCGCTTCGATCTGGTGGCCAGCAACATCCCGTTTGGTAACGTCGCCATCTGGGACGAGGCCCTGGCTAACAGTAAGGACAAGCAACGCCGGGGAGCCTGCGCCCGGCTACATACCTATTTCAGCGTCAAAAGTGTAGACTGTCTTCGGGAAGGCGGTGTAGCGGCCATCCTGACCACGGATGCCCTGCTTAACTCTCCGGCTAATGAACCGGTGCGTCAGTACCTGATGAAGACCTGCGATCTGGTCTCAGCAGTTCGACTACCTCACAACCTGTTTACCGACTTTGCCGGCACAAGTGTAGGAAGCGACGTAATTCTGCTTCAAAAACGAAGCGGTAAAACGGCCCTGACTGATCAGGAAAAGAAATTCATCCGGTTCAGCGTAAGCCCAGCAAAGACGGTTGTCAACGAACTCTTCATTAAGGGTGAAAACATCGTGGCTACTAGCCAAAAACTAGACACCGACCAGTACGGCAAAGCCGCCCTGATCTATGAGCACCAGGGCGGTATCGATGAGATCGCCCGGCAGCTTGGTCGCTACGTAGGGGACGATATGGCCCGAACCTTTCGGCAGCAAAGCTTTGAGCAGCATAGGATGGAGCCTACCATCCAGCGTGTTCAGCCGAGCCGGGCCGCCGACCGCTCCGCAACACCCCTGTTTGTGCAGGGAGAGTTGTTCGCCATGAACGTCCCCGCTCCGGCTTTACCTCGTCCCTTAACGCTGCCATTGGAAGATTTCCACCAGCCGGGGAGTCTGATCTACCAACAGGGCGAAGTAGGCCGGTTAGCGTCTGATCTAAAAACGCTGGAAACCCTACCTGGACAGGTAGACCATTCAAGGCTGGGTGCCATGCTCCAGATTCGGGATGCCTACGAGCGGTTATACCGCCGGGAAACGGATTCCCAGCAGCCACAACCCGAATTACGCCTGTCACTCAATACGGCTTATGGTGCCTTTATAACGCGTTATGGAGCCATTAACGAAGGCAAAAATGCGGGCCTGGCTCTACTCGATCCCGATGGCCGCAGCCTACTGGCGCTCGAAAATACTGACGCCAATAAACAGTTTGTCAGGGCTGATATTTTCAATCAGCCGGTCAGCATCCAACAGGCAAAAGTAGAGCAGTTTACGGCCCAAGATGCACTAACCGCCTGCCTGAGCAAACTGGGAAGGGTCGATATAGAGTACCTTCAGGAACTGACCAAGTTAACCAGGCCCCAGCTGATCAAAGACCTGGAAGGACAGATTATTTATAATCCGTTAGAGCAGCAATACCAGACGCCAACAACGCTGGTCAGTGGGAACGTAGTGGAGAAGCTGGAAGCGATGGAAGCACTGGCCGCTGATCCACTGGCCGGGCCTGCGCTCAAGGCACTGCGTGAAGGTCAGCCCACGCCAATCAGTTTCGATGAACTGGACTTTAATCTTGGGGAACGCTGGATTCCTACCGAAGTATACGAGCAGTTCGCCAAGAATCTGTTCGGTAGTAATGTGACGGTTACGTATCTACCCTCAACCGACGAATTCAGCGTCGATCTGCCATCGTGGGGCTATAAGAACGCGACCATCACCCAGCAGTACGCCGTGCAGGGGCAGTTCCGGATGTACGACGGTCTAACCCTGATGGAATATGCGTTGTACAATACAACGCCCAACATCAATAAGGAAGGGCCGGACGGAGCAAAGATGCTCGACAACGAAGCGACCCAGCTGGCCGCGACAAAAATTGAGCAGATCCGTACCGCCTTTGTCGAATGGCTACCCACTCAGAACCCGCAGCTGAAGCAGGACCTGGCCGACCGATACAACCGGTTGTACAACTGTTTTGTCAAACCCCAGCACGATGGCACGCATCAGCAGTTTCCTGATTTGAATTTAAAAGGGCTGGGTATTCCGGGCTTATACGGATCGCAGAAAGATGTGACCTGGATGCTGTTACAAAACGGTGGAGGTATCGCCGATCACGAAGTCGGCACCGGCAAAACGCTCATCATGACGGTGGCGTCTTACGAAATGAAGCGGTTAGGACTGGTCAACAAACCCATGATCCTGGCTATGAAAGCTAACGTCAACCAGATTGCCGAAACCTACCGAACGGCCTATCCAAATGCCAAGCTGCTTTACCCTGGCCAGGATGACTTCACGCCAGCTAACCGGGAACGATTTTTGAACTCGATTAAAAACGGAGCCTGGGATTGTATCATCCTAACCCATGATCAGTTTGCGCGTATTCCCCAGGCCCCTGATGTGCAGCAGAAAGTCATGCGCGACGAGCTGCGTAATCTGGAGAAAGATTTAAAGACGATTGAGAAAACGGGAGGCACCATATCTAAATCTCTTCTGAAAGGATTAGAGACCAGAAAAGCCAACCTTACCTCAAAGTTGTTGAGGTTGCAAAGCGAGATGGATAAAAAGACGGATTCAGTGCCTCATTTTGGCAACATGGGTATCGATCACCTGTTCGTCGATGAATCGCATCAGTTTAAAAATTTACAGTTTACCACCCGTCACAACCGGGTAGCCGGACTGGGTAATCCGGAAGGCAGCCAACGGGCTACCAACCTGCTCTATGCGGTGCGGAGCATCCAGGAGCGGACGGGCAAGGACTTGGGCGCGACGTTCCTATCCGGTACGACCATTACCAATTCGCTGACAGAAATGTACCTGCTGTTTAAGTACTTGCGCCCAAAGGAAATGGCTCGGCAACACATTGATAATTTCGATGCCTGGGCAGCGGTCTACGCCAAGAAAACGTCGGATTACGAATACAGTGTTACCAATCAACTGCTGGTCAAAGAGCGTTTTCGCCATTTTATCAAAGTTCCCGAGCTGGCTCAATTTTATAGCCAGATCACGGATTATCGAACGGCGTCAATGGTGGGCCTCGACCGGCCTAAAGCGGTTGATGTGCTGATCAGCTTACCCCCTACGCCTGATCAGGCGGTTTTCAATAAAAAACTGATTGAGTTTGCCAAAACCGGCGACGGGACGATTCTGGACCGCGCGCCACTGTCCGAAAAAGAGAGCACGGCCAAAATGCTGATTGCGACCAATTACGCCAAGAAAGCAGCCCTGGACATGCGTCTGATCGACCCAACGTTGGACGATCACCCCAGTAGCAAACTATCCCGCTGTGCTGCGTTGATCGCCAGCCACTACCAGGAGAGCGCCCCCTATAAAGGCACGCAAATGGTGTTTTGTGATACCGGTACGTATAAACCAGGTAGCTCGTGGAATGCTTATAGCGCCCTACGGGACAAATTAGTCCAGGAGTACGGCATTCCAGCGCACCAGATCCGGTTCGCTCAGGAGTGTAAAAATGACAAGGAACGGATTGCGCTCTGGGATAAGGCCAATACGGGTGAGGTGCGGATACTTGTCGGTTCGACGGGGACGATGGGAACGGGCGTTAACGCGCAGAAGCGGGTCGTAGCCATGTACCACCTGGATATCCCCTGGAAACCTTCGGAACTTGACCAGCGCGTCGGACGTGGCTCCCGAACGGGCAACGTGGTGGCCCGCGATCACTTCAACAACGAAGTTAAAAACTACGTCTTCGCTACCGAGCAGTCGTTGGATAACTATAAATTCAATTTGCTGCACACGAAGGCCACGTTTATTGCTCAGATCAAGAGCGGATCAATGACGGGTCGTCGGTTGGACGAGGGTGCATTTGACGAGGCTACCGGCATGAATTTTTCGGAGTACGTGGCGATCTTGTCAGGCAATCAGGACTTGTTGCAAAAAGCCCGGCTGGAAAAGCAGATCACCGCTCTGGAGAGTGAACTGAAGCTATTTCAGAAGGAAGGCTATAAAGCAGGGTCGATGCTCACCGACGTAAGTAAATCGCTGGAAAAGGCGCTGAAAACGGCAACCTTACTTCAAACTGACTATGCCAGGCTAACGGCCGTAACGCAATTCGGACCCGACGGAAGTTTGCCCAATGCTACCAAGATAACACGGACTAATACCCCTATCACTAAAGTCAAAGCCTTGGGAGAATACTTGGTTGAGTTGGATCGGCGAATAGATACCAAAGGCGGGGCCAAGCAGGTTGGAACGTTACACGGATTTGACTTGTACGTGCGAACCGATACAGGTTATAGCGTGAATGGGTTAATTGAGAAAGCCAATGCTTTTTTTGTCAAAAGCGACAACTTGACCTACAGCTACAATAACGGCTATCTATCGGGTCATACCCCGGAGGTAGCGGCCCGGCAGTTCGTGCGGGGCCTGGAGAAAATACCGTCGCTTATTCAACACCAGCAGGAGAAAATCGACAATCTGACCAATCAGCAAAAGTTATTGACTGACATTGCGGCAAAACCCTGGGGGAAAGGGGATAAACTTCAGGAACTCAAATCGGAGTTGCGACAGGTCGAATCTCGTTTACAGTCGATTGGTCAGGAAAAAGAACCGGAAAAAACGAAACAAGCAGAAAAGACGACCGCCAAAAAGCATCAGGATCAAAGCCTAGAAATCACTTAG
- the traN gene encoding conjugative transposon protein TraN, with protein sequence MKHVVYISVLALSVHHLASAQVADSMKSATRNTATSQTMRLDSIRKRVGAGNAVAPSAVTPGVAISVPERPGLSTQGEVPVFSYGSLPIQDHNVVRSYYLDLAFNKTTCIIFKSPIRSVDLGSKDIIADKANAVDNVLRVKASSIGFNETNFSVMTSDGQFYSFVVNYNEYPTMLALDLSVNEEGLVQQKARFVNQKGTVVSFAGVNTSQQEIVQNCSSIMEHNRRVKHIGINKYDIQASLRGLYYKDNVLYYKIGVKNKSNIRYDLDFIRFFIVDKTLAKETSHQELEVIPLYVYNQPLVIIPGQKSVEKIYVFQKFTIPDDKVVQVIMGEKNGGRTVTFTMANQDILDADIL encoded by the coding sequence ATGAAACATGTAGTCTATATTTCGGTCCTAGCCCTTAGTGTGCATCACCTGGCATCGGCTCAAGTGGCTGATTCAATGAAAAGCGCCACACGTAATACGGCAACTTCACAAACAATGCGACTTGATTCAATCCGGAAACGGGTTGGTGCCGGAAACGCTGTGGCACCCAGTGCGGTGACGCCGGGTGTGGCCATTAGCGTCCCAGAGCGGCCAGGTCTTTCCACACAGGGTGAGGTGCCGGTATTTTCCTATGGATCACTTCCAATACAGGATCATAACGTCGTTCGTTCTTACTATCTTGATTTGGCGTTTAATAAGACGACCTGCATCATTTTCAAGTCGCCCATTCGGTCGGTCGATCTGGGTTCCAAGGATATTATTGCCGATAAAGCCAACGCAGTTGATAATGTCCTACGCGTGAAGGCAAGCAGTATCGGGTTTAATGAAACCAATTTTTCGGTCATGACGTCCGACGGGCAATTTTATAGTTTCGTGGTTAACTACAATGAATACCCGACCATGCTGGCGCTGGATCTATCCGTCAATGAGGAGGGGTTGGTCCAACAAAAGGCAAGGTTTGTTAACCAGAAAGGAACAGTTGTCAGCTTTGCTGGCGTGAATACCTCACAGCAGGAAATTGTTCAAAACTGCTCGTCCATCATGGAACACAACCGGCGGGTTAAACACATTGGTATTAATAAATACGACATTCAGGCGAGTCTACGGGGCCTGTATTACAAGGACAATGTGCTTTATTATAAAATAGGGGTGAAGAATAAATCCAACATCCGCTATGACCTGGATTTCATTCGCTTTTTTATCGTTGACAAAACCCTGGCGAAAGAAACATCACACCAGGAATTGGAAGTCATTCCACTGTACGTATATAACCAACCGTTAGTTATAATTCCTGGACAGAAGAGTGTTGAAAAAATATACGTCTTCCAAAAATTCACCATACCGGATGACAAGGTGGTACAGGTGATTATGGGCGAAAAGAATGGGGGCCGAACGGTGACCTTCACGATGGCCAATCAAGACATTTTAGACGCTGATATCTTATGA
- a CDS encoding TraQ conjugal transfer family protein produces the protein MKKSIFWACGLLLVGAACQTESLDIQRSFPFQLEMDAFPRSIPWQKPTSVGFGVKPDYLTLGNSYTLSWQVAAPVRGVLRLNNKVLVPGGKTVVLANMSRLLSDTLTYMPTDSGAHQLTFRVFDSLGQAKDTTFIVTAVK, from the coding sequence ATGAAAAAGTCAATCTTTTGGGCCTGTGGCCTACTACTAGTTGGGGCGGCCTGTCAAACCGAATCGCTCGACATTCAGCGTAGTTTTCCTTTCCAGCTGGAAATGGATGCGTTTCCTAGGTCAATTCCCTGGCAAAAGCCAACGTCAGTGGGCTTCGGTGTTAAACCGGATTACCTCACGTTGGGTAATTCGTATACACTTTCCTGGCAGGTAGCTGCGCCAGTACGGGGTGTATTGCGGCTTAACAACAAGGTGCTCGTTCCCGGTGGAAAAACGGTCGTTCTAGCAAATATGAGTCGATTACTTAGTGATACGCTCACGTATATGCCGACTGATTCAGGCGCTCATCAACTGACGTTTCGGGTTTTTGATTCATTGGGTCAAGCTAAAGACACAACCTTCATTGTAACCGCTGTCAAATGA
- a CDS encoding type IV secretory system conjugative DNA transfer family protein, producing MSLKTDHPLNQLSGHQPNQPTLLIGSPGSAKNALLTQFMFTEFSTNAHLYYVGSMPSEQLDYFIDDQHNLIDLDHADQSYRFNPIDWKSITDIADAVRIAKLLHLNLGLGSSNIHDQEGGFYYSVIVDYIAAIIWYLRTVTEKNASQQLSVDVCTIPHLIEFTKQGYERILSVLASIPRFAQFLQHLLDAVGGNKEIGQIIGRLASVEICFTMWGTPGLYWILAPGNPIVNGFDFTRSEEPLLPETLLVRSQAKDLKHKATLALYTDFICHTLLRNHPGDSHRAVVIDSYQSFEYPYLDTVIATGRGFRIHLYVAFDYVGPGARLSAYKSRIEFTTSCFGTILVGRQLLPEEAEFIASVPTLRGTLTPATLQNLNYGEFAGWLGTGWNEGHPIRGYEPLFVGYAPLSEESPVTDAMLEHVIAIQNQIQSLFTVGN from the coding sequence ATGAGTCTTAAAACAGATCACCCCCTAAATCAATTAAGTGGTCACCAACCTAATCAGCCTACTTTATTGATTGGTTCGCCTGGTTCGGCAAAGAATGCCCTGCTAACGCAGTTTATGTTTACTGAATTTTCTACGAATGCACACCTGTATTACGTGGGATCAATGCCCTCGGAACAGCTTGACTATTTTATTGACGACCAGCACAATCTGATCGATCTTGATCACGCCGATCAGTCGTATCGCTTTAATCCCATTGACTGGAAAAGTATAACCGACATTGCGGATGCCGTTCGGATAGCTAAACTACTGCATTTAAATTTAGGGCTTGGCAGTTCAAACATCCATGACCAGGAAGGGGGATTCTACTACTCGGTAATCGTTGATTATATAGCGGCTATTATCTGGTATTTACGCACAGTAACGGAAAAGAATGCCAGTCAACAACTAAGCGTAGATGTTTGTACAATCCCGCATCTCATCGAATTTACCAAGCAAGGCTACGAACGTATATTATCTGTACTGGCTTCAATCCCTCGCTTTGCTCAGTTTCTCCAACACTTACTGGATGCGGTCGGTGGCAATAAAGAAATTGGGCAGATTATTGGTCGGTTAGCATCTGTAGAGATTTGTTTTACTATGTGGGGTACACCTGGTTTGTACTGGATTTTAGCGCCGGGTAACCCTATCGTTAACGGCTTTGATTTTACCCGTAGCGAGGAGCCACTGCTACCCGAAACGTTACTGGTAAGATCGCAGGCTAAAGATCTTAAACATAAAGCTACGCTTGCCTTGTATACCGATTTTATCTGCCATACACTATTGCGTAACCACCCAGGAGATTCACATCGGGCCGTTGTTATAGACTCCTATCAATCTTTTGAGTACCCTTATCTTGATACGGTTATTGCTACAGGTCGTGGCTTTCGTATTCATTTATACGTTGCCTTTGATTACGTAGGGCCAGGAGCCAGGCTGAGTGCTTATAAGTCCCGTATAGAGTTTACAACCTCCTGCTTTGGTACGATACTGGTCGGTCGGCAACTATTACCGGAAGAGGCTGAATTTATCGCGTCTGTACCCACCTTGCGCGGTACGTTAACTCCGGCTACACTTCAGAATTTGAATTACGGTGAATTCGCTGGCTGGTTAGGTACGGGTTGGAACGAAGGACATCCGATACGCGGATATGAACCCTTATTCGTGGGTTATGCCCCTCTCTCCGAAGAGTCACCTGTTACAGATGCCATGCTTGAGCACGTCATCGCTATTCAGAATCAAATTCAATCTCTTTTCACAGTAGGGAACTAG
- a CDS encoding IS1/IS1595 family N-terminal zinc-binding domain-containing protein, translating into MVLEAVSCKHCGQTKHVKRYGTTRAGTQRYRCYDCGRTFVQTYTHKARDPLVKEQITQMVLNGAGIRDTARVLGVN; encoded by the coding sequence ATGGTCTTAGAAGCAGTTTCCTGTAAGCATTGTGGGCAAACCAAACACGTCAAACGGTATGGTACCACTCGCGCTGGTACCCAACGCTACCGATGCTATGACTGCGGTCGAACCTTTGTCCAAACCTACACGCATAAGGCTCGTGACCCCTTGGTCAAAGAGCAAATCACTCAGATGGTACTCAACGGAGCAGGGATACGTGATACCGCCCGTGTTTTAGGCGTCAACTAG